The following proteins are co-located in the Bacteroidota bacterium genome:
- a CDS encoding TerD family protein — protein MAINLQKGQRETLNAQKFTIGLGWDTNASASGGDFDLDASVFMLTEAGKIPADEFFIFYNNATSPDGAVSHSGDNRTGDGDGDDEQIVVDLSKIDSRVTQICVVVTIHDADDRRQNFGQVRNSFIRICDASGAEMVKYELDEDFSIETAVEFGRIYKRGAEWKFEAVGVGMKGGLNDYLNRYN, from the coding sequence ATGGCCATTAATCTTCAAAAAGGACAGCGCGAAACGCTGAACGCGCAGAAATTTACAATTGGGCTCGGCTGGGACACCAACGCCTCTGCTTCCGGCGGTGATTTTGATCTTGACGCTTCTGTGTTTATGCTCACCGAAGCAGGTAAAATTCCTGCCGATGAATTTTTCATTTTTTACAACAATGCCACTTCTCCTGACGGCGCCGTTTCACACTCGGGCGATAACCGCACCGGCGACGGCGATGGCGACGACGAGCAGATTGTGGTAGATCTTTCGAAAATAGATTCACGCGTGACACAAATATGTGTGGTTGTAACCATTCATGATGCTGACGACCGCCGCCAGAATTTCGGTCAGGTGCGCAATTCGTTTATCCGCATTTGTGATGCAAGCGGTGCTGAAATGGTGAAATACGAACTCGACGAAGACTTTTCGATTGAAACGGCGGTGGAATTTGGCCGCATTTACAAGCGCGGTGCCGAGTGGAAGTTTGAAGCCGTTGGTGTAGGAATGAAAGGTGGCCTGAACGACTATCTGAACCGTTATAACTAA
- a CDS encoding TerC family protein, protein MHHYIQEILDNPLPALAVIGNLVIIESLLSVDNAAVLATMVMDLPKEQRNKALKYGIIGAYVFRGLCLLFAAWLIKIWWLKPLGGLYLLYLVFDYFKGKMTPDKEDDTLDKKSNWLYRSTVGWMGQFWATVALVELMDLAFSIDNVFAAVAFSKNLVLIWLGVFIGILAMRFVAQAFVKLMERYTFLETSAFVVIGILGFKLLLSLFEHFYPEHGVSHFLAHDADVYISILTVVIFGLPILTSVLFNFPQKSEVQAEESDKE, encoded by the coding sequence ATGCATCATTACATTCAGGAAATTCTTGATAACCCACTCCCCGCGCTTGCCGTAATTGGCAACCTTGTGATTATCGAAAGTTTACTTTCGGTTGACAATGCCGCTGTACTGGCCACCATGGTAATGGATTTGCCCAAAGAACAGCGTAACAAAGCCTTGAAATATGGTATCATCGGCGCGTATGTGTTTCGCGGGCTTTGTCTTTTGTTTGCGGCATGGCTCATCAAAATCTGGTGGCTGAAACCGCTGGGCGGACTTTACCTGCTTTACCTTGTATTTGATTATTTTAAAGGTAAAATGACGCCCGACAAAGAGGATGATACACTGGATAAAAAATCGAACTGGCTTTACAGGAGCACGGTTGGCTGGATGGGCCAGTTCTGGGCCACTGTGGCACTTGTGGAATTGATGGACCTTGCCTTTTCTATAGACAACGTATTTGCTGCGGTGGCATTCAGCAAAAATCTGGTGCTTATCTGGCTTGGCGTATTCATCGGAATTCTGGCCATGCGTTTTGTAGCACAGGCTTTTGTAAAACTTATGGAGCGTTACACCTTCCTCGAAACATCGGCTTTTGTGGTAATTGGCATTCTTGGCTTTAAACTGCTTTTGTCGCTGTTTGAGCATTTCTACCCTGAACACGGAGTAAGTCATTTCCTTGCACACGATGCCGATGTGTATATTTCTATTCTCACTGTTGTAATATTTGGCTTGCCGATTTTAACCAGCGTGCTGTTCAATTTCCCCCAAAAGTCGGAAGTGCAGGCAGAAGAGAGCGACAAAGAATAA
- a CDS encoding YggT family protein: protein MKLLGFIITLAAQFLIIGLFLYSKLYPYKNRMAPQMLKRFQFLEKVLEPILKLLRKAFKPAQVGQGLAIDTAQFVLLIILLFLLTLFR, encoded by the coding sequence ATGAAGTTGCTTGGATTCATTATTACGCTTGCTGCACAGTTTCTGATTATTGGTTTATTCCTTTATTCAAAACTGTATCCCTACAAAAACCGCATGGCGCCGCAAATGCTCAAACGGTTTCAGTTTCTCGAAAAAGTGCTGGAACCGATACTGAAACTGCTGCGCAAGGCATTTAAACCGGCTCAGGTCGGACAGGGCCTGGCAATAGATACTGCACAGTTTGTGCTGCTTATCATTTTGCTTTTCCTGCTCACGCTGTTCAGGTAG
- a CDS encoding TerD family protein, which translates to MAINLQKGQTIDLRKNDKGESFDLSTVTIGLGWDMRKQSGGGFLGKLFGGNKGEDYDLDAQAFLLDSNDKVANLGRTVQNANGMKIPLYESDVIYFNSMRHPTGHIWLTGDNRTGAGDGDDEQIIVKLDSLDQRYSKVLFMVTIYQGRQKNQNFSMIENAFIRAVDARGKEIARFNLSGDPSMAGSAAMIFAEVYRKDGTWKFRALGNPQPTDNFLEILRNYVYQ; encoded by the coding sequence ATGGCGATTAACCTACAGAAAGGTCAAACGATTGACCTTCGCAAAAACGACAAGGGCGAGAGTTTCGACCTTTCTACCGTAACGATTGGTTTGGGCTGGGACATGCGCAAGCAGAGTGGCGGTGGTTTTCTGGGTAAACTTTTTGGCGGTAACAAAGGCGAAGATTATGATCTCGACGCGCAGGCTTTTCTGCTCGATTCGAACGATAAAGTGGCCAATCTGGGCCGTACCGTGCAGAATGCAAACGGCATGAAAATTCCGCTGTATGAAAGTGATGTAATTTACTTCAACTCCATGCGTCATCCTACCGGCCATATCTGGCTTACGGGCGATAACCGCACCGGAGCAGGCGATGGCGATGATGAGCAGATTATTGTAAAGCTCGATTCGCTCGATCAGCGTTATTCAAAAGTGCTGTTTATGGTAACCATTTATCAGGGCCGCCAGAAAAACCAGAACTTCTCGATGATTGAAAACGCCTTTATCCGTGCGGTGGACGCACGTGGTAAAGAAATTGCGCGTTTCAATCTCTCTGGCGATCCTTCGATGGCCGGTTCTGCCGCCATGATTTTTGCAGAGGTTTACCGTAAAGACGGCACCTGGAAATTCCGCGCGCTGGGCAATCCGCAACCCACCGACAACTTCCTCGAAATCCTGCGCAACTACGTGTATCAATGA
- a CDS encoding VWA domain-containing protein, translating to MASRRLPVYLLLDTSGSMKGEPIHAVNNGLQVLLSKLRQDPYALETVWISLITFDREVKQIVPLTDLESLLLPEVTTPDSGPTNMGAALELLLNVMRREVKTGAGEDKGDWRPLLFLMTDGKPSDLALFRDMVPKIRSYNFAMVVACAAGASAQDSFLKEITDTVVHLDTADSNTLTSFFKWVSASIGTGNQSVTSTEQLVLPPPPDEINMVI from the coding sequence ATGGCTTCACGACGACTTCCCGTTTATCTCCTGCTCGACACCTCGGGCTCCATGAAAGGCGAACCCATTCATGCCGTGAACAATGGCCTGCAGGTGCTGCTTTCAAAACTCAGACAAGATCCGTATGCACTGGAAACAGTGTGGATCAGTCTGATTACGTTTGACCGCGAGGTGAAACAGATTGTACCGCTCACCGATCTCGAATCGCTGCTGCTGCCAGAAGTAACCACACCTGATTCAGGCCCTACCAATATGGGTGCCGCGCTTGAACTGCTGCTCAATGTAATGCGCCGCGAAGTAAAAACCGGCGCAGGTGAGGATAAAGGCGACTGGCGTCCGCTGTTGTTTCTGATGACAGATGGCAAACCGTCTGATCTTGCGCTCTTCCGCGACATGGTGCCTAAAATCAGAAGCTACAATTTTGCAATGGTGGTGGCCTGCGCAGCAGGTGCTTCGGCGCAGGACAGTTTCCTGAAAGAAATTACCGACACGGTTGTACATCTTGATACGGCCGACAGTAATACGCTTACCTCGTTCTTTAAATGGGTTTCGGCCTCTATCGGCACAGGCAACCAAAGTGTTACTTCTACCGAACAACTTGTGCTGCCGCCACCACCCGATGAAATTAATATGGTGATTTGA
- a CDS encoding kinase, with the protein MAQTITIKAHDGTQVQYVDTGDPMQGGLKDVYFSPDRSYVVAFFRDKMSTADYSATKERLTTIVTTYRERIFNQAGGDYWKDLFCWPTKVVEYNGKIGIVAPVYQKHFFFSYGYNAAAAQIASIVGKEKEGKWFAAAQFRNPAFKLHLDKRELSDWFKYVLICLRIARAVRRMHAAGLAHSDLSYKNVLIDPMSGNAAIIDIDGLVVPGKFPPDVIGTPDFIAPEVMATKHLPKTDAGRKLPSINTDRHALAVMIYMYLLYRHPLRGGKVNDLDPQKDEELSMGQKALFVEHPTDATNRPKLNQVKPTQLPWADVSKIPYSVAGPYLKDLFDRAFITGLHNPMQRPTADEWENALIKTVDLMQPCQNVKCDQKWFVFDNSTRPKCPFCGTLYQGQLPILNLYAQRSPGKWTEEKHRVMVYHNQYLYPWHINRNIAPNEKLTPEQRKPVGYFVQHGGKWVLINQTMSSLKDVDENKIIGPNEMVELTDGKKILLSADEGGRLVIVQLVTN; encoded by the coding sequence ATGGCACAAACCATAACCATAAAAGCGCACGACGGCACACAGGTGCAGTATGTGGATACCGGCGACCCGATGCAGGGCGGACTGAAGGATGTTTACTTCAGCCCCGACCGCTCGTATGTGGTGGCGTTCTTCCGCGATAAAATGAGCACGGCCGATTACAGCGCCACGAAGGAACGGCTTACCACCATTGTAACCACCTACCGCGAACGTATTTTTAATCAGGCTGGCGGCGATTACTGGAAAGATCTTTTCTGCTGGCCCACAAAAGTAGTTGAGTACAATGGCAAAATCGGCATTGTGGCGCCGGTGTATCAGAAGCACTTTTTCTTCAGCTACGGTTACAATGCGGCGGCGGCGCAAATTGCAAGCATTGTAGGCAAAGAAAAGGAAGGAAAATGGTTTGCTGCGGCGCAGTTCCGCAATCCCGCATTTAAACTCCACCTCGATAAACGCGAGCTCAGCGACTGGTTTAAATATGTACTCATTTGCCTGCGCATTGCCCGCGCTGTAAGGCGTATGCATGCGGCAGGACTTGCGCACTCCGATCTTTCGTACAAAAACGTACTCATTGATCCGATGAGCGGCAATGCAGCCATTATTGATATCGACGGGCTTGTGGTGCCGGGCAAATTTCCGCCCGATGTAATTGGTACACCCGATTTTATTGCGCCCGAAGTAATGGCCACCAAGCATTTGCCCAAAACAGATGCCGGCCGCAAACTCCCCTCAATAAACACCGACCGCCACGCACTGGCGGTGATGATTTATATGTATCTGCTTTACCGCCACCCGCTGCGCGGCGGCAAGGTAAACGACCTCGACCCGCAGAAAGACGAAGAGCTTTCAATGGGGCAGAAAGCACTGTTTGTGGAACATCCTACCGATGCCACCAACCGGCCTAAACTCAATCAGGTAAAACCCACACAGCTGCCCTGGGCCGATGTATCGAAAATACCCTATTCTGTTGCAGGCCCATATCTGAAAGATCTTTTCGACCGGGCTTTCATTACCGGCCTGCACAATCCAATGCAACGCCCTACAGCCGATGAGTGGGAAAATGCACTCATCAAAACGGTTGATCTCATGCAACCGTGCCAGAACGTGAAATGCGACCAGAAATGGTTTGTGTTTGATAACAGCACCCGCCCAAAATGCCCGTTCTGCGGCACACTGTATCAGGGACAACTGCCCATACTGAATCTTTACGCCCAACGCTCGCCCGGAAAATGGACCGAAGAGAAACACCGGGTAATGGTGTATCACAATCAGTATCTTTACCCCTGGCACATTAACCGCAACATAGCACCAAACGAAAAGCTCACACCCGAACAACGCAAACCCGTGGGCTATTTCGTGCAGCATGGCGGTAAATGGGTTCTCATCAATCAAACCATGAGCAGCCTCAAAGACGTGGACGAAAACAAAATTATCGGCCCCAATGAAATGGTGGAGCTTACCGACGGCAAGAAGATCCTGCTCTCGGCCGATGAAGGCGGACGACTCGTTATTGTTCAGTTAGTTACCAATTAA
- a CDS encoding VWA domain-containing protein codes for MRKLPVYLLLDTSGSMTGEPIEAVKNGVQVLISTLRQDPHALETAYISVITFDSTARQLIPLTDLASFQMQEIRATGTTAFGEALNVLAQCIDREVARGSAEMKGDWKPLVFIMTDGSPTDQWQNGLAELKKRKTGVIVACAAGSGADTNVLKQITDVVVGLDTADSSTIKAFFKWVSASISTGSQKVENSGIEVGGLNELPPPPPEVNIVV; via the coding sequence ATGCGCAAATTACCCGTTTACCTTCTGCTCGACACCTCCGGCTCGATGACAGGCGAACCGATTGAAGCCGTGAAAAATGGCGTACAGGTGCTTATCTCCACACTTCGCCAGGATCCGCATGCGCTGGAAACTGCTTACATCAGTGTAATCACGTTCGATTCAACGGCGCGGCAGCTTATTCCGCTCACTGATCTGGCTTCATTTCAGATGCAGGAAATCCGTGCCACAGGCACTACAGCTTTCGGCGAAGCGTTGAACGTGCTTGCACAATGTATTGACCGGGAAGTGGCACGCGGAAGCGCCGAAATGAAAGGCGACTGGAAACCGCTTGTATTTATCATGACAGACGGAAGCCCCACAGATCAGTGGCAGAACGGACTTGCCGAACTCAAGAAGCGTAAAACCGGCGTTATTGTGGCCTGTGCAGCTGGTTCGGGTGCCGATACCAATGTGCTCAAACAAATTACCGACGTGGTGGTTGGTTTGGATACTGCTGACTCCTCAACCATCAAGGCATTCTTCAAATGGGTTTCGGCTTCCATCAGCACAGGCAGCCAGAAAGTAGAAAACTCAGGCATCGAAGTAGGTGGCCTGAATGAACTGCCGCCGCCGCCGCCCGAAGTAAACATTGTGGTGTAA
- a CDS encoding SPOR domain-containing protein — MCKNLRCSLFVLVLVCLAGLLHVRAQTAPVQTDTTAKAKRPEPAPFVFKPTLGLGVGMFSFYGDLYKRNLVNPQVSRIGYELSLSQPLTPWLRLGFYTLFGKLGANERLITRNLNFESEIRVGGMHFEYNFGHFIKPNKMIHPWVNIGFESFEFLSKTDLYDAQGRRYFYWNDGSIRSLDQTDPNAANALFLQRDYVYETDVRELNLDGFGKYPERSFAVPVGAGFLMHLDEKWDARLGVTFHFTRTDYIDGVTPQSQTPRTGNARNDHYVMTAFSLRYNLTGPAETVDENGNDAFSDVDYYALDNSDYDGDGVIDLKDSCEGTPPGVAVNEKGCPLDGDGDYTADYRDKELESARGVVTDEYGITLTDSLILRRYQMYMDSTGMFAVTEVIRSSDQYKATASDKKVYQVMLGNYTSGVPNELLVKYLSITDIGSNLQPDSTTTYTAGKYNDVLSAEKRRRALVQQGYTDAKVVYRKPDGSFQVVDNVFVYNQQQTSKPADSLLTVQNTVSNPVTNPVTNPQLPIDSMRMAETDPVTGQLVFRVQLGAFKQPLSPGVFNDVPDLVMVRTSDGLYKYMTGSFSTFEQAAERKAQMLVKGYKGAFIAAYKDGKRVPLTQAGATVVKSNTPAQPENLSESTAPSPDMKQLVTYKVQLGVFRNEPPAEIKEKLSTLTGVETSTTPNGFVRYTIGRTASYEQIIALRNELKAKGFDDAFVIAFFQDQPVPVSEALELQK; from the coding sequence ATGTGCAAAAACCTGCGGTGTTCGCTTTTTGTTCTGGTTCTGGTTTGCCTGGCTGGTTTGCTGCATGTACGTGCGCAAACGGCTCCTGTTCAGACTGATACCACTGCCAAAGCCAAACGCCCCGAACCGGCTCCCTTTGTATTTAAGCCTACGCTCGGGCTTGGGGTGGGCATGTTTTCCTTCTACGGCGATTTGTACAAACGTAACCTGGTAAACCCGCAGGTAAGCCGTATCGGTTATGAGCTCAGTCTTTCGCAACCGCTCACGCCCTGGCTTCGCCTGGGTTTCTACACCCTTTTCGGAAAACTGGGCGCAAATGAACGCCTCATTACCCGCAATCTTAATTTCGAATCTGAAATCAGGGTGGGGGGGATGCACTTCGAATACAATTTTGGTCATTTCATCAAACCCAATAAAATGATTCACCCCTGGGTCAATATAGGGTTTGAGTCGTTTGAGTTTTTATCCAAAACCGACTTGTACGATGCGCAGGGCCGGCGTTACTTTTACTGGAACGATGGCTCTATACGCAGTCTCGATCAGACCGATCCGAACGCCGCCAATGCGTTGTTTCTGCAACGCGATTATGTGTATGAAACTGACGTGCGTGAACTCAATCTGGATGGTTTTGGAAAATACCCCGAGCGTTCCTTCGCTGTACCGGTGGGCGCCGGTTTTCTGATGCACCTTGATGAAAAATGGGATGCACGGCTCGGCGTTACGTTTCACTTCACACGCACGGATTATATCGACGGTGTAACGCCACAAAGTCAGACGCCGCGCACCGGTAATGCCCGCAACGATCATTATGTAATGACCGCTTTCTCGCTTCGTTACAACCTCACCGGCCCGGCCGAAACGGTGGATGAAAACGGAAACGATGCGTTCAGCGATGTGGATTATTATGCGCTGGACAACAGCGACTACGACGGCGACGGCGTAATTGACCTCAAAGACTCGTGCGAAGGGACTCCGCCCGGTGTGGCTGTAAACGAAAAAGGCTGTCCGCTCGACGGCGACGGCGACTACACGGCTGATTACCGCGATAAGGAACTTGAATCGGCCCGGGGCGTGGTGACTGATGAATACGGTATCACACTTACCGATTCGCTCATTTTACGTCGTTATCAGATGTATATGGATTCGACCGGTATGTTTGCGGTTACAGAAGTAATCCGATCCAGCGACCAGTACAAGGCTACAGCCTCTGATAAAAAAGTATATCAGGTTATGCTGGGCAATTACACCAGTGGTGTACCCAACGAATTACTTGTGAAATACCTTAGCATAACCGACATCGGCAGCAACCTTCAGCCCGATTCAACAACCACGTACACCGCCGGAAAATACAACGATGTGCTATCGGCCGAAAAACGTCGCCGCGCTCTGGTGCAACAGGGCTACACCGATGCCAAAGTGGTGTATCGCAAACCCGATGGCTCGTTTCAGGTGGTGGATAATGTGTTCGTATATAACCAGCAGCAAACCAGCAAACCGGCCGATTCACTTCTCACAGTGCAAAATACGGTAAGCAATCCGGTAACGAATCCCGTAACCAATCCGCAGTTGCCAATCGACTCAATGCGTATGGCCGAAACCGATCCGGTTACCGGTCAGCTTGTGTTCCGCGTTCAGCTGGGTGCATTCAAGCAACCGCTTTCGCCCGGTGTGTTTAACGATGTGCCTGATCTGGTAATGGTGCGCACAAGCGATGGTTTGTATAAATACATGACCGGCTCGTTTTCCACTTTTGAGCAGGCCGCCGAACGCAAGGCGCAGATGCTGGTGAAAGGGTACAAAGGCGCTTTCATTGCGGCTTACAAAGACGGAAAACGTGTGCCGCTTACCCAGGCAGGCGCTACCGTGGTAAAATCAAACACCCCCGCACAGCCCGAAAATCTCAGCGAGAGCACAGCGCCCAGTCCGGATATGAAACAGCTTGTGACGTACAAAGTACAGCTTGGTGTTTTCCGCAATGAACCTCCCGCTGAAATTAAAGAGAAGCTGAGCACGCTTACCGGTGTGGAAACAAGCACCACTCCCAACGGTTTTGTGCGCTATACCATTGGCCGCACGGCCAGCTACGAGCAAATTATCGCCCTGCGCAATGAACTCAAGGCAAAAGGCTTTGACGATGCGTTTGTGATAGCATTTTTCCAGGATCAGCCCGTTCCCGTATCGGAGGCGCTTGAATTGCAGAAGTAA
- a CDS encoding VWA domain-containing protein — MRRLPIYFLIDISESMIGEPIQMVEEGLAMIIKALKEDPYALETVHISIVVFAGQARTLVPLQEIITFYPPRFPIGGGTSLGNGLGHLMYELRKNTIQTTAEQKGDWKPIVFLFTDGVPTDDTQVAIAEWKKNWASKSSMVAVSFGEEADLEVLQKLTENVFMFKNTSVNQYKSFFKWVTASIKSSSMSVETGGTGFELTKPDESVISKLDPREMPPKPRFDHNFTVFTGKCQHSQKPYLIKYRRTTQPTMVGGMEMNSLVYRLVGAYLVDSSYFDYCDETGGANKVGTDELQGAPTCPSCGNQYGLSICQCGKIHCCGNEEISTCPWCGNKGRYGFGEGRMDINSAQG, encoded by the coding sequence ATGAGACGACTTCCGATTTATTTCCTGATCGACATTTCAGAGTCGATGATCGGTGAACCGATTCAGATGGTGGAAGAAGGGCTGGCCATGATTATCAAGGCGCTGAAAGAAGATCCGTATGCGCTGGAAACCGTGCATATTTCCATTGTAGTGTTTGCCGGACAGGCGCGCACACTGGTGCCGCTGCAGGAAATCATTACATTTTATCCGCCACGTTTTCCTATTGGCGGAGGCACTTCACTGGGCAATGGCCTGGGGCATCTCATGTATGAACTTCGCAAAAACACCATACAAACCACCGCCGAACAAAAGGGCGACTGGAAACCGATTGTGTTTTTGTTTACTGACGGAGTGCCTACCGACGATACGCAGGTGGCCATTGCCGAATGGAAGAAAAACTGGGCTTCGAAATCGAGCATGGTAGCCGTTTCGTTTGGCGAGGAAGCCGATCTGGAAGTATTGCAAAAACTTACCGAAAACGTGTTTATGTTTAAAAACACTTCGGTAAATCAATACAAATCGTTTTTCAAATGGGTTACGGCTTCCATAAAAAGCAGCAGTATGAGTGTGGAAACCGGCGGCACCGGCTTTGAATTAACCAAGCCCGACGAGTCGGTAATTTCAAAACTTGACCCGCGCGAAATGCCGCCCAAGCCGCGCTTCGATCACAACTTTACCGTGTTCACCGGCAAATGCCAGCATTCGCAAAAGCCCTATCTCATTAAATACCGGCGTACCACGCAACCTACCATGGTGGGCGGTATGGAAATGAACAGCCTGGTGTATCGCCTTGTGGGTGCTTATCTGGTTGATTCTTCCTATTTCGATTACTGCGATGAAACCGGCGGAGCAAACAAAGTAGGTACCGATGAACTTCAGGGAGCACCCACCTGCCCTTCGTGCGGCAATCAGTACGGACTCAGCATTTGCCAGTGCGGAAAAATTCATTGCTGCGGCAATGAAGAAATAAGTACATGCCCGTGGTGCGGAAACAAAGGCCGCTATGGTTTTGGCGAAGGCCGCATGGACATTAATTCGGCTCAAGGCTAA
- a CDS encoding HAD family hydrolase, which produces MIESNGIVHISFDLWMTLIASDPQFKPKRDALLASRFGIKAAPEEVSATLRRMDKLFDHVSVVCGQTAHYESLLLLALDALGAEATAIEPEALDAFYDEMEVLFFMHPPQLLNADTLDTFETLRQRNISLSLLSNTGFIKGRTLRKRLEQLGVSPHFSFMLFSDEHGAAKPAPAFFASAFDAVNAFRNAEKHEILHVGDNPVADVKGALNFGFRSLLYDKEVPSLRRLTGI; this is translated from the coding sequence ATGATCGAAAGCAACGGCATAGTCCATATTTCGTTTGATTTATGGATGACACTCATTGCTTCCGACCCGCAATTTAAGCCGAAACGGGATGCTTTACTGGCATCCCGTTTTGGCATTAAGGCTGCACCGGAAGAAGTATCGGCCACGCTGCGCCGCATGGACAAATTGTTTGACCATGTGAGTGTGGTGTGCGGACAAACAGCCCATTACGAAAGTTTGCTTCTGCTTGCCCTTGATGCGTTGGGCGCCGAAGCAACCGCTATTGAACCGGAAGCATTAGACGCCTTTTACGACGAGATGGAGGTGCTGTTTTTTATGCATCCGCCACAGCTGCTGAATGCCGATACGCTGGACACATTTGAAACATTGCGGCAACGAAACATCAGCCTCAGTTTGCTCAGCAACACCGGATTCATAAAAGGCCGCACGTTACGCAAACGACTTGAGCAGCTGGGAGTTTCGCCGCATTTCAGTTTCATGCTTTTTTCCGATGAGCACGGTGCGGCCAAACCGGCGCCCGCTTTTTTTGCCAGCGCATTCGATGCCGTAAACGCCTTTCGAAATGCCGAAAAACACGAAATATTGCATGTCGGCGATAATCCCGTGGCAGATGTAAAAGGCGCGTTAAACTTTGGCTTCCGGTCGCTGTTGTATGATAAAGAAGTACCTTCGTTGCGCAGATTGACCGGTATATGA
- a CDS encoding protein phosphatase 2C domain-containing protein, with product MERQQRRLYITQLLKQRSVDITEKQSALLDAYIDSEEVIEQCRLISVTTENLIMNLQENIALNNIREKLLQLPNGTVDKPYAQVFSLSQYGLEKIASFTLQFPESLGITYDQQTGQISGTPLDQGEFRVKLIFKLTNQSDPEKTHEKEISFVVNPDPKKLWKNIPSPADGIFWKPDEVKDAAEMLGHKLAVASKRGRSHAHEGIYRDDDFEHYFDAQTGYAVIAVADGAGSAKYSRKGSQLACEGVVNFFKNIPADEYKQLDDVITAYHAHKDEASKNALNEFLTQRFSKAPFEVHQQLVNYTAELAANGDEVKLKDFSTTLLFVLLRRFEFGYSVMSFSVGDGGMGIYRRNEDVTLLGTPDGGEFAGQTRFLTMPEIFADTSFYKRIGFRIVQDFTAIVLMSDGITDPKFQTDANLTRIEKWDELWDDLCGKNNDGVTVNFSTENENTATELLNWMDFWSPGNHDDRTIAILY from the coding sequence ATGGAACGACAGCAACGCCGTTTATACATTACACAACTGCTTAAACAACGCAGTGTGGACATTACCGAAAAACAGTCGGCTCTTCTCGATGCGTATATCGACAGCGAAGAAGTGATTGAACAATGCCGCCTGATTTCGGTCACTACAGAAAATCTGATCATGAATCTTCAGGAAAATATAGCACTGAACAACATCCGCGAAAAACTGCTGCAACTGCCCAATGGCACTGTTGACAAGCCTTATGCACAGGTGTTTTCGCTGTCTCAGTACGGACTTGAGAAAATTGCGAGCTTTACACTGCAGTTTCCCGAAAGTCTGGGAATTACTTACGATCAGCAAACCGGACAGATTTCGGGCACACCACTTGACCAGGGTGAATTCAGGGTGAAATTGATTTTTAAACTCACCAACCAAAGCGATCCGGAGAAAACACACGAGAAAGAAATTTCGTTTGTGGTGAATCCTGATCCGAAAAAGCTCTGGAAAAATATTCCTTCGCCGGCTGATGGTATTTTCTGGAAGCCCGATGAGGTGAAGGATGCAGCTGAGATGCTGGGACATAAACTGGCTGTAGCCTCAAAGCGCGGTCGCAGTCATGCACACGAAGGTATTTACCGCGATGATGATTTTGAGCACTACTTCGATGCACAAACAGGCTATGCCGTAATTGCAGTAGCCGATGGTGCGGGAAGTGCGAAGTATTCGCGCAAGGGCTCGCAACTGGCGTGCGAAGGCGTGGTGAATTTTTTCAAAAACATTCCGGCTGATGAATACAAGCAGCTTGACGATGTTATTACCGCCTACCACGCACACAAAGACGAAGCCAGCAAAAATGCGTTGAATGAGTTCCTCACGCAGCGTTTCAGTAAAGCGCCGTTCGAAGTGCATCAGCAGTTGGTAAACTATACGGCCGAACTTGCCGCAAATGGCGATGAGGTAAAGTTGAAAGACTTTTCAACCACACTGTTGTTTGTGCTGCTGCGCCGCTTTGAATTTGGCTACAGTGTAATGTCGTTTTCCGTAGGCGACGGTGGCATGGGCATTTATCGCCGTAATGAAGATGTTACTTTGCTGGGAACTCCCGACGGTGGTGAGTTTGCCGGGCAGACACGCTTTCTGACCATGCCCGAAATTTTTGCCGATACTTCATTTTACAAGCGCATCGGTTTCCGCATTGTACAGGACTTTACAGCCATTGTGCTGATGAGCGACGGGATTACCGATCCGAAATTTCAAACCGATGCAAACCTGACGAGGATTGAAAAATGGGATGAACTATGGGATGATCTCTGCGGCAAAAATAATGATGGCGTGACTGTAAATTTTTCAACGGAAAACGAAAACACCGCCACTGAACTGCTCAACTGGATGGACTTCTGGTCGCCGGGCAATCACGACGACCGCACCATTGCCATACTTTACTGA